GTCGGCCCAGCGCACCAGCGCCTCGTCCACGTCCTCGAGCTCGGCGCCGTCGAACACCGGCGTGGACACGTACACCTTGCCGCCGTTGCTCTTGGACTGCTTGTAGGCCTCCGAGCCGTCGTCGTACCAGCCCTCGCCGGCGACCCACCCGAGGTGGGTCTCCATGATCTGGCCGAGGTTCATGCGGCTGGGGACGCCGAGCGGGTTGAGGATGACGTCGACCGGCGTGCCGTCCTCGAGGTGCGGCATGTCCGCCTCGGGGACGATGCGCGAGATGACGCCCTTGTTGCCGTGGCGGCCGGCGAGCTTGTCGCCCTCGGCGATCTTGCGCTTCTTGGCCACGTACACGCGCACGAGGTCGTTGACCCCCGGCGGAAGGTCGTCCCCGTTCTCGCGGCTGAACGTGAGGACGTCGATCACGACGCCCTCCTCGCCGTGGGGCACCTTGAGCGAGGTGTCGCGGACCTCACGCGCCTTCTCCTTGAAGATCGCGCGGATCAGCTTCTCCTCAGCGGTGAGCTCGGTCTCGCCCTTGGGCGTGACCTTGCCCACCAGCAGGTCGCCCGAGTTGACCTCGGCCCCGACGCGCACGATGCCGCGCTCGTCGAGGTTGCGCAGGGACTCCTCGGACCGGTTGGGGATGTCGCGCGTGATCTCCTCGTCGCCGAGCTTGGTGGTGCGCGCGTCGATCTCGTACTCCTCGATGTGGATCGAGGTGAGCTCGTCCTCCTTCACGAGGCGGTCGCTGATGATGATCGAGTCCTCGAAGTTGTAGCCCTCCCAGGACATGAACGCGACCATGCAGTTCTTGCCGAGCGCGATCTCGCCCAGCGACGTCGAGGAGCCGTCGGCAAGCAGCTCGCCCGCCTTGATCTTCTGGCCCACCGACACCACCGGGCGGTGATGGATGATCGTGCCCTGGTTCGAGCGCATGTACTTGTTGAGCTCGTACTCCTGCTTGTCGACGACGATCTTGTCGGCGTCGACATAGGTGACCTCGCCGGCCTCGAGCGCCAGCACCACGTCGCCGGAGTCGAGCGCCGCACGGAGCTCCATGCCCGTGCCGATGAGCGGGGGGTCGGTCTTGAGCAGCGGGACGGCCTGGGCCTGCATGTTCGAGCCCATGAGGGCGCGGTTGGCGTCGTCGTGCTCGAGGAACGGGATGAGGTCGGTGGTCACCGACCAGATCTGGTTGGGCGACACGTCCATCAGGTCCACTTCCCTGGGCGAGGCCAGCGTGAGCTCGCCCTCGCGGGAGCGGCACTCGACCTGGGGGCCCCTGAGCTTGCCGCTCTTGGCGTCGATCTCCGCGTTGGCCTGGGCGATGATCTTCTCGGCCTCCTCGTTGGCGTCGAGGTGGACGATCTTATCCGTGACCACGCCGTCCTCCACCAGCCGGTAGGGCGTGGTGACGAAGCCGTGCTCGGAGATCCGGGCGTAGGCCGACAGCGAGCCGATCAGGCCGATGTTCGGGCCCTCGGGCGTCTCGATCGGGCACATGCGCCCGTAGTGGGTCGGGTGGACGTCGCGCACCTCGATTGGGGCGCGCTCGCGGGTGAGGCCGCCCGCGCCCAGCGCGCTCAGGCGGCGGCGGTGCCTGAGGCCGGCCAGCGAGTTGGTCTGGTCCATGAACTGGCTGAGCTGCGAGGAGCCGAAGAACTCCTTCTGCGCCGCGACGACCGGCCGGATGTTGATGATCGTCTGCGGCGTGATGGTGTCCGAGTCCTCGGTGGTGAGGCGCTCGCGCACGACGCGCTCCATCCGGTAGAGGCCGATGCGGAAGGCCTCCTGGATGAGCTCGCCGACCGTGCGCAGCCGGCGGTTGCCGAAGTGCTCGTACTCGTCGAGGCGGTCGGCGATGGGCTCGCGCGGCATGATCACGGCCTCGGCGGCGTAGTCCTTGATGGGCTCGCCGGTGTCGTCGAACTCGCCCGACTCCGGGATCCCGAGGTCGCGCGGCAGGGTGACGAGCTCCTTGATCAGCGCGATGATGTCCTTGTGGGTGAGGACGCGCGTGTCGAGGTCCTCGTCCAGGCCAAGCCGGCCGTTGAGCTTGTAGCGACCGACGCGCGTGAGGTCGTAGCGCTTGGTGTCGAAGAACAGCTGGTTGAGGAGCGCGCGCGCGGCGTCGACCGACGGCGGCTCGCCCGGGCGCTGCTTCTTGAACAGCTCGACGAGGGCGCCCTCCTCGGTGCGGGTGACCTCGGTGTCTGCGTCGATCGTGTTGCGGATGTAGAGCGAGTCCTCGAAGAGCTTCAGGATCTCCTCGTCGGTGGCGTAGCCCATCGCGCGCAGCAGCACCGTGACGGGAAGCTTGCGCTTGCGGTCGATGCGGACGTAGACGCGGCCCTTCTTGTCGATCTCCAGCTCCAGCCAGGAGCCGCGCGCCGGCATGAGGTTGGCGATGAAGACCTGCTTCTCGCGGTCCTTGGGCTCCATCACGTAGGCGCCCGGGGAGCGCACGAGCTGGGTGACCACCACGCGCTCGGTGCCGTTGATGATGAACGTGCCCCAGTCGGTCATCCACGGGAAGTCGCCCATGAAGACCGACTGCTCGCGGATCTCGCCCGTCTCGCGGTTCTGGAAGGCGACCTTGACGGTGAGCGGCCGCGCGTAGGTGAGGTCCTTCTCACGGCACTCTGCGATCGAGGCGCCGGACTCGTCGAAGGTGATGTCCTCGAAGACGACGGCGAGGTTGCCGGTGTAGTCCTCGATCGGAGAGACGTCGTCGATGGTGTCCCTGAGCCCACCTCCCTTCGGGTCCACCAGCTGATCGAACGACCGCTTCTGGATGTCGATCAGGTTGGGGAGGTCGAGCGGGGTGTCCAAGCGCGCGAAAGAACGGCGCTGACGGAGGGCATCAACACGTGCCAAGACGACAGACTCCTTCGAGGTTGAGGCGGGCAGCGGGCGGGCGCAAAGCGCGACCCGTCAAGATAGCACAGCGAGCTCCGCCCCCTTGGGGCGGGTAGCGACCGTCACGGACCCCGTCCCGAGGCCGCGCGAATATGTGGCGCGGCTCTTGCCGAGGGACGGCTACGACTATTGGCCGGACGAGTAAGGGTAGCGGCTCCGTGCGGAGCGGGCCAGTCGTGGAGGGCTGGGCAGCACGACGGCCGCCCGGGAGGCGGCCGTCGATGCAGCGTGGTGCGTGAGCGGCGGGCCTACTTGAGCTCGACGCCCGCGCCGGCCTCCTCGAGCTCGGCCTTGAGCTTGTCGGCCTCCTCGCGCTCGATGCCCTCCTTGACGGGCTTGGGAGCCTCGTCCACGAGCGCCTTGGCCTCCTTGAGGCCCAGGCCGGTGGCCGCGCGGACGACCTTGATGACCTGGATCTTCTTGTCGCCGGGGCCCGTGAGGACTACGTCGACCGTGGTCGACTCCTCCTCGGCCGCGCCGTCGCCGGCGGGCGCGGCCGCGGGTGCCGCCGCAGCGACCGCCTGGGCCGACACGCCGAACTCCTCCTCGAGTGCCTTGATGCGCTCGGCGAGCTCGAGCACGGAGATGCCCTTGAGCTCGTCGATCCACTTCTCGGTGGTTGTGGCCATGACTAGCCCTCCTTCTCTTCGCCCTCGGAGGGCGTCTGGTCTTCGGATGTCTCAACCTCTGACTCCGCCGCCTCGGCCTCGGCGACGGGGTCGCCCGCCGCCTCCGCCTCCGGCTGGGGAGCGTCTTCGGCCTTCGGGGCCTCCTCGGCCTCGGGCGCCGGGGCGTCGCCGCCGACGAGCCCCTGCTCGCGGATCTGCTCGAGTTGGATGGCCAGCCCGGAGATCAGCGAGCCAAGCCCGCGCACCAGCCCGGTGATGGGCGACGCGAGCACGCCCACGAGCTGGGCCTGCAGCTGCTCGCGGCCGGGCAGTCGCGCGATGTCCTTGATCTGGTCGATCGTGAGGACGTCGGCGCCCAGCATGCCGCCCTTGATCTCCAGCAGGTCCGTCTGGCGACCGAAAGTGGTGATGGCCTTGGCGGCCACGGCGGCGTCACCGCGGACGAAGGTGAGGGCCGTGGGGCCCTCGAGCAGCTCCTTCAGCCCCTCGGCGCCGGCCTTGTCGACAGCGCGCAGGGTGAGGCGGTTCTTCACGATGCGAAAGCTCGCGTCGGCCTCGCGCAGCCTGGTGCGCAGCTCGGCCGCCTGGGGCACCGAGATGCCGCGGTAGTCCACCGCGTAGATGGCGTCGGCGCCCTCGATCTCGGCGGCGACCTCGTCGATGACGGCTGCTTTCTGGTCTCTGTTCACTCGAAGCTCTCCAATACAGAAGCCCGCACGCAGGCGGGCTCACGAAGGACTTCGAGGCTCCGCCTGCACCGGGCTTCTGGGCCGTGGCCCCGCCGGTGGTCTCGGGCGAGATCGGTTGTGCGGCCGGGGATGGTAGCGGCTCAGCGCCGCACCACCACGTAGCGGTCGCCGCGACGTGCGATCACCAGCTCGCAATCGGCGGCCACGCGGTCCTCGCCGTCCGCGCGCACGACGTCGTAGCCGGGGCCGCAGACGATCGTGTCGACCATGCCGTCGGCGGCGACGATGTTGTCGTTGCCCGCCCCGGCGTCGATCTGGTCGGTGCCGAGGCCGCCCTCGATGCGGTCGTTGCCCTCCCCGCCGGAGATGATGTCGTCGCCGGAGGCGCCCGTGATCCCGTCGTTGCCGGGACCACCCGAGATCTTGTCCTCGTCGGAGCCGCCGTTGAGGGAGTCCGAGCCGGGCCCGCCGATCAGCGTGTCGTTGCCCTGTGCGCCGTTGATCACGTCCGAGCCGCCCTGGCCGTCGAGATAGTCGTGCCCGGGGCCGCCCTCGATGAAGTCGCGGGCGTCGCCGCCGGCGATGCCGTCGTTGCCCGGGCCGCCCGAGAGCACGTCGCGGTCGGCCCCGCCGTCGATCCCGTCGTTGCCGGATCCTCCGCTGAGCAGGTCGGGGCCGCCGAGCCCGGTGAGCGCACCGCCCGCGAGCATGGATGCGAGCACATCGCCCCCCTCGCCGCCGCGGAGCTCGCGGCCCGCTTCGCTCGTGCTCGCCTGCGTGCCGCCGCTGCCGGCGAACGTCAGGTCGAGCGCATCCTCGGGCTTGTTGGGATCGGAGCCGAAGCTGCCCTCGCGCCGGATCACGACCTCGCAGTCGCCCGCGATGCGGTCGCCGCCGTCGGCGCGGACGACGTCGTGGCCCGGCCCGCAGACCACGGTGTCCGGCGCCCCGTCGATGGTGACGATGCTGTCGCCCCCGGGGCCACCGTCGATGTAGTCGGAGCCGAGGCCGCCCTCGATGCGGTCGTCGCCCCCCTCGCCGTAGAGGCGGTCGTTGCCCGACGCGCCCGTGATGCCGTCATCGCCGGCGCGACCGCGGATCACGTCGTCCTCGGCGCCGCCGTTGAGCGAGTCCGACAGCGGGCCGCCCACGATCACGTCGTTGCCCGAGCCGCCGTCGATGATGTTCGAGCCGCCCTGGCCGTCGATGACGTCGTTGCCCGAGTCGCCGGTGATGAAGTCGCGGTCGCCCCCGCCGCGGATGAGGTCGTTGGCCGGGCCGCCCGAGAGGGTGTCCACCCCAGGGCCGCCGTCGAGG
The sequence above is drawn from the Thermoleophilaceae bacterium genome and encodes:
- a CDS encoding DNA-directed RNA polymerase subunit beta; the protein is MDTPLDLPNLIDIQKRSFDQLVDPKGGGLRDTIDDVSPIEDYTGNLAVVFEDITFDESGASIAECREKDLTYARPLTVKVAFQNRETGEIREQSVFMGDFPWMTDWGTFIINGTERVVVTQLVRSPGAYVMEPKDREKQVFIANLMPARGSWLELEIDKKGRVYVRIDRKRKLPVTVLLRAMGYATDEEILKLFEDSLYIRNTIDADTEVTRTEEGALVELFKKQRPGEPPSVDAARALLNQLFFDTKRYDLTRVGRYKLNGRLGLDEDLDTRVLTHKDIIALIKELVTLPRDLGIPESGEFDDTGEPIKDYAAEAVIMPREPIADRLDEYEHFGNRRLRTVGELIQEAFRIGLYRMERVVRERLTTEDSDTITPQTIINIRPVVAAQKEFFGSSQLSQFMDQTNSLAGLRHRRRLSALGAGGLTRERAPIEVRDVHPTHYGRMCPIETPEGPNIGLIGSLSAYARISEHGFVTTPYRLVEDGVVTDKIVHLDANEEAEKIIAQANAEIDAKSGKLRGPQVECRSREGELTLASPREVDLMDVSPNQIWSVTTDLIPFLEHDDANRALMGSNMQAQAVPLLKTDPPLIGTGMELRAALDSGDVVLALEAGEVTYVDADKIVVDKQEYELNKYMRSNQGTIIHHRPVVSVGQKIKAGELLADGSSTSLGEIALGKNCMVAFMSWEGYNFEDSIIISDRLVKEDELTSIHIEEYEIDARTTKLGDEEITRDIPNRSEESLRNLDERGIVRVGAEVNSGDLLVGKVTPKGETELTAEEKLIRAIFKEKAREVRDTSLKVPHGEEGVVIDVLTFSRENGDDLPPGVNDLVRVYVAKKRKIAEGDKLAGRHGNKGVISRIVPEADMPHLEDGTPVDVILNPLGVPSRMNLGQIMETHLGWVAGEGWYDDGSEAYKQSKSNGGKVYVSTPVFDGAELEDVDEALVRWADEHADRGINMHVDKSAPEGRRCSGKVQLFNGRTGEPYEERVTVGYMYILKLHHLVDDKIHARSTGPYSLVTQQPLGGKAQFGGQRFGEMEV
- the rplL gene encoding 50S ribosomal protein L7/L12, coding for MATTTEKWIDELKGISVLELAERIKALEEEFGVSAQAVAAAAPAAAPAGDGAAEEESTTVDVVLTGPGDKKIQVIKVVRAATGLGLKEAKALVDEAPKPVKEGIEREEADKLKAELEEAGAGVELK
- the rplJ gene encoding 50S ribosomal protein L10, with product MNRDQKAAVIDEVAAEIEGADAIYAVDYRGISVPQAAELRTRLREADASFRIVKNRLTLRAVDKAGAEGLKELLEGPTALTFVRGDAAVAAKAITTFGRQTDLLEIKGGMLGADVLTIDQIKDIARLPGREQLQAQLVGVLASPITGLVRGLGSLISGLAIQLEQIREQGLVGGDAPAPEAEEAPKAEDAPQPEAEAAGDPVAEAEAAESEVETSEDQTPSEGEEKEG
- a CDS encoding calcium-binding protein — protein: MTARKPSLLAMFIATIALAAAYPASAAAADAPPPEPPDATASGLLGDLLMPVVDLAGEIIGIVDTTGTVENVLGEVVGVLDETTGQVLDSLGNVIGGVLGTPLTGEGPAAPPPPGSTPADAQTACGNALSAGAAGARMAGSAGGDAMAGSPGDDVLDGGLGIDCIAGASGADTISGGPATDGLDGGPGVDTLSGGPANDLIRGGGDRDFITGDSGNDVIDGQGGSNIIDGGSGNDVIVGGPLSDSLNGGAEDDVIRGRAGDDGITGASGNDRLYGEGGDDRIEGGLGSDYIDGGPGGDSIVTIDGAPDTVVCGPGHDVVRADGGDRIAGDCEVVIRREGSFGSDPNKPEDALDLTFAGSGGTQASTSEAGRELRGGEGGDVLASMLAGGALTGLGGPDLLSGGSGNDGIDGGADRDVLSGGPGNDGIAGGDARDFIEGGPGHDYLDGQGGSDVINGAQGNDTLIGGPGSDSLNGGSDEDKISGGPGNDGITGASGDDIISGGEGNDRIEGGLGTDQIDAGAGNDNIVAADGMVDTIVCGPGYDVVRADGEDRVAADCELVIARRGDRYVVVRR